In Cherax quadricarinatus isolate ZL_2023a chromosome 5, ASM3850222v1, whole genome shotgun sequence, the genomic window TATATATAACATTAACATCTGGTttctaaatataataatagtaataataaattatattattattaaattttctgTTTTGTAATGAAACCAAAAATCAAGATTTGAAGCCGGTGTATCTATCCTTAGATaaagatacctggagagggtttcaggggtcaatgcctctGCGACCCAGTCTGTGACAAGGCCTCATGTTGCTGTGGACTGCATGCAACCCAACGTACAAATCACAgaccggctggtcaagtactgactttaggtgcctgtccagcgccttcttgaagacagccaggggtctgtttgtaatcccccttatgtatgctggaaatcatttgaacagtcttggggcccctgacactgtgttgtttcttatcatgctagtggcacccctgcttttacTTAGTTTCTGAACAAcaattatattataaaatatataaattattattattcataactaagtgctaaacccacaaaggttAAAATGTTTTAAGAGCATTAATTTAGACAAAATGTGCCTAattatgtactgtatattttaattattttttaatttaatttttttaaattattatgtacagtagcccctcaaggaaggttccttgatgttggtgaggggctcttgatttagggaattggatctgtgcaccagttccctgaattaagcctgaatgccttccacatcccctccccaggcgctgtataatcctccgggtttagcgcttcccccttgattattataataataataataatatgtacagtaGCTACATATAGAACAAGAGAACACTTAGTTTCTCTTTACAGTACACTAATATTCTTTCAAAAATGTATCTTAAGTTTAATATTCATAATTTTTCAGGATGGGTGAGGTAACTCTAGAGTTGTATTGGAAACATGCCCCAAACACTTGTCGGAACTTTGCAGAGCTGTCACGTCGTGGGTATTACAATGGTTGCAAATTCCATCGCATTATCAGAGACTTTATGATACAAGGTATTAAAATTTTTTGAGAAAAGGTTTTCACataaatttatttataaatttcatTTAGTATTTGATAATTTACATGATGTATATAAATGTGCAATACTTTGTCTATGCAGTTGTGTATTTTTTGAAGGTACCGAGATATTATTTGTACACTGGTTCATTCTCAGTGAGGCAGCATGacccaaaattattattattattataatcaaaaagaagtgctaaaccataagggctatacagcactgcacatgaccaaaaaaaaaaaaaatcactgtcaATAGCTGCCTTTCCagaagtgtatattattattgtttttaacaCACCAACTGTCTTCCACCAAAGTAGGGTGAGCTAAGAGAAAAAAAGCAGGaatgcattcaccatcattcattcaatcactgtcttgtgaGAAATGTGCTaatatcacagttcagatggctCTTTGAACAcatccacacccctccttcagagtgcaagcaatgGATAGTACCTCTCGTCTAACTGGtctccttgaatcccttcaaaaacATTACCTTGCTTGCATTCCAACAGAATGTCAAGCCATAAAAAAGTTTCTTCCACTAGCTCTAATCTTTTGCATTTGCACAACCCTATTGACTGTTCAAGCccctaccactcaaaacttcctttacctcattcctccaaccttttctacgTATATCCTATTTTTCTCATCTACACTTTTGATTTATATACCCTCTTAGGCCTCCTGTTTTGTTccacctctctaaatgtccaaatcaCTTGAACAATCACCTCTGAATTATACTTTTGGTTATCCCAGCCCTTCTTCTAATATTTAagttctgaattctctgcataatattcacaccacaccaaAAGATTGAGGAAGAGTGAATGaatatgaaaataaataaatattaaaggATGTTTGAAAATCATGTCCACAGGTGGGGATCCAACTGGCACTGGGCGAGGAGGTGCATCAATATATGGGAAGCACTTCAATGATGAGATTCATGATGAACTAAAGCACACTGGGGCTGGTTTATTGTCCATGGCCAATGCAGGACCAAACACTAACGGTTCACAGTTCTTTATCACCCTTGCTCCCACTCAGTGGCTTGATGGCAAGCATGCCATATTTGGTAAGTAACATAAAAAAATCTTCATAAAGTATATTTAGGTAgtgttaataatatattaatGGAAAAAGTTATATAGTCTGAGAATGAGATTGTTACATTCATGGAAAATGCTCAACCTATAAGGGTCAAACAGTGCTGGAAAATAAGAGGGGGGTAATTATTTTTTATCATAGGAAGGGTagggtagtaataataataataataataataataatagaggagagagagagattttgggaaatgttgagtgaatgcgtggggagttttgaatcaagtgtgagactacttgtggttggggatttcaatcctaaagtaggtaattattattataataaaaaaaagcgctaagccacaagggttatacagcgttaaagtaggtaaaaatgttgtggagggagtagtaggtaaatttggggtgccaggggtaaatgaaaatgtggcagatgttgcaagtacatgtatatagaataggcagtaagttactaaatgctgtaaagagtttttgaggatagtgaggctcaggttagggtgtgtagaagagagggagaatacttcccagtaaaagtaggtcttagacagggatgtgtaatgtcaccatggttgtttaatatatttatagatggggttgtaaaagaagtaattgCTAGGgggttcaggagaggggtgggattcagttatggggaatcaaatacaaaatgcgaattgacagagttactttttgctgatgatactgtgcttatgggagattctaaagaaaaattgcaatggttagtggacgagtttgggagagtgtgtaaaggtagaaagttgaaagtgaacataggaaatagtaaggtgatgagggtatcaaatgatttagataaagataaattggatatcaaattggagaggaggagtatggaagaagtgaatgttttcagacatttgggagttgatgtgtcagtggatggatttatgaaggatgaggttaatcatagagttgatgaagaaaaaaaggtgagtggtgtgttgaggtatatgtggagacaaaaaaacattatctatggaggcaaagaagggaatgtatgaaagtgtagtggtaccaacactcttatatgggtgtgaagcttgcgttgtaaatgctgcagcgaggagacggttggaggcagttatgtcctgtctgagggcaatgtgtggtgtaaatattatgcagaaaattcggagtgtgaaaatcAGGTggagtggagttaataaaagtattagtcagagggctgaagagaggttgttgaggtggtttggttatttagagagaatggatgaaagcagaatgacatggagagcatataaatctgtagggaaaggaaggcagggtaggggtcgtcctcgaaaaggtaggagggagggggtaaaggaggttttgtgggtgaggggcttggacttccagcaagcgtgtgtgtgtgtgtgtgtgtgttagataggagtgaatggagacgaatggtatttgggacctgacgagctattggagtgtgagcagggtaatatttagtgaagggattcagggacaccgGTTGTtgttatatagccggacttgagtcctggaaatgggaaatacaatgcctgcattttaaaggaggggtttgggatattggcagtttggagggatatgttgtgtatctttatacgtacttatatgcttctaaactgttgtattctgagcacctctgcaaaaacagtgattatgtgtgagttaggtgaaagtgttgaatgatgaaagtattttcctttttggggattttctttctttttgggtcaccctgcctcagtgggagacggctgacttgttaaaaaaaaaaaaaattctacaagtacatgtacaaggtgtacaggcctagctgacatcaatgacatactattacatgtatatagaaagcagcttgttatgcagagcatttcaggcaaattaggtcagttttgtcccaggatgcaaccgaCACTAGTCGACTAgctctcaggtacccattttactgattgggAACATAggcaactggtgtaaagaaacacgaccaatatttctaccctcgccgggaatcaaacccgaacccctcgccatgtgaagtgagagcttcagccaccaggccaaaTCCTGGAGTCAAGAGCCCTAAATATGTAGTAACAAGAAGAAACTTCATCCTCCATTGTTGGTAGTACGAGTCATTCTTAGCACAACATTTCCTTTTCAGTTCATATTTATTTCCTACTCATTGTCCTGTTTATCATTACTAGTGCCTCAGGCTTTTCCTgttttgttttcctcctaattTCTTAGTTGTGCATgtgtacttaaaaaaaaaaatcattcataCCACCCATTCTTTTGTTTAAGGAACTGGTAGTAGATTAAAGTAAGTTGTGCAGTATATACTGTACTTACATTAGTTTGTTAGGTTTGAAGCCTGTTGACTGCATGTGGGTCATGAAAGTTGCAGTTTATATTTACACTGATATCAAGAATAGTTTAATCCCTAAACTTGGAATTAACTATATGTACACTTAAGATGTACACTTcttggtgcgttgaggtatatgtggagtcaaaaaacgttatctctggaggcaaagaagggaatgtatgaaagtatagtagtaccaacactcttatatggatgtgaagcttgggtggtaaatgcagcagggaggagacggttggaggcagtggagatgtcctgtctaagggcaatgtgtggtgtaaatattatgcagaaaattcggagtgtggaaattaggaaaaggtgtggagttaataaaagtattagtcagagggcagaagaggggttgttgaggtggtttggtcatttagagagaatggatcgaagtagaatgacatggaaagcatataaatctataggggatggaaggcggggtaggggtcgtcctcaaaagggttggatagagggggtaaaggaggttttgtgggtgaggggcttggacttccagcaagcgtgcgtgagcgtattagataggagtgaatggagacgaatggtacttgagacctgacgatctgttggagtgtgagcagggtaatatttagtgaagggattcagggcaaccggttattttcatatagtcggacttgagtcctggaaatgggaagtacagtgcctgcactttaaaggaggggtttgggatattggcagtttggagggatatgttatgtatctttatacgtatatgcttctaaactgttgtattctgagcacctctgcaaaaacagtgataatgtgtgagtgtggtgaaagtgttgaatgatgaaagtattatctttttggagattttctttttttttttgggtcaccctgcctcggtgggagacggccgacttgttgaaaaaataaaaaaaaaaagcacacttTTCATTGTATATATGTACAGTACTACTGAACAGTAAGTGCCTTGTGTTGAAGTTAGGGAGTCCAGCGTGTAGAATTCTTTAGCATTCATTTTCAGTGCTCTTTCAAAACATTTTAACATATAAAGCATCTTATAGGGGAGTCAAAGAAAGTACACTTCCCAGATGGAATAATGCCTCAGAGATATAAAGTACACTGAAGATACGTATTTGTTGAAAGAATGTACTGTACTACACACTGGAATCACCTTGGATCATATACATGTATAGTTCAAATAATTCATTACAGAAGGGCTCAAACCAAACACATATATGCTTAGAATCATGAAATTTAAATTTGTAATTTATATATCTGACAAAATATCTTTTATAATGCTATATTTCTTGGGGCTGCAGGTCGTGTCTCGTCTGGGATGCAGGTGGTGAAGAGAATGGGTCTTGTAGAAACGGATAACAATGATCGGCCAGTCGATCCAGTTAAGATTAAACGTGCATATGTTAAGATGCATTAAACTCGTTTTATAAAAAGTTTGTTTTACTGTGACCACTTACAATTAATTTATTATATGAAGTATAATTTATACACTTGAGCATTATATAATACACTGGCATCAGAAGTAAATTTTCTTTGTTCCTACTGTACAAATGTTgttttaatattaatgtaaaatgaCATTTTTCCAGGATAATTTGCATTTTGGAACTGCAGGTATTACTGAACCCTATACACTATGACATATTCTGACAATTAGAAATTTTTCTAAGTAAGAGATAAACAGATAACTCGTGTTATGCAGCATTGTGCATTAGGATAATATGACGTGTTCTAAACCTTCTGTTTGTTTGtccttactagtatttttttCTGTTAGGCCATTGCCTTTGATTTCATGCTCAGGAGAAACCAACTAAATAATATAAATCTTGCACTTTATCACTAAATGTAATGTTAATAAAGCATGAGGCCATGATTAAAGTACAGGTACAAGGCAAACAATGCACGCTGTTGTTTAAGTGACCAAGTGATCAAGATCTCTAACTTCCCATAATAAGTGCCTTCAGCTTTTTATAATGATCCTCTTAAAGGGGTATGGAAGTACCTACATACTGGTTAAGGGCTCCTAATCTCAAGAATTGAAGctgcccttcccttcccttgAATCAAAGCTGACTATCTTTTATTCCCCAGGTGCAGTAcattacaggtttagtgcttccctataATTATAATAGTCCAATGATGATAAAGCACAGTCAACTTCCTTGATAAGGTTCCTTTAACCTCCTGTGATTATCAAGTTGCTGTACAGGTAATTTCTTCAGTTTCCTCACTTACCCTAATGATATTTTATTTTTCAATGCCTGCAGGGGTTATACTGTGCCTGGAAAATGGGAAATACTAATcagtccaaggaagggaagggttaGTTCCAATTTTTTGATCAATAGCCTTTGACAACCTTTATATAGAATCTCGTAACATTCTAATATATACACCAAAGAGAACTGGCCTAAAAAACAGTCTTCATACTCATATTtaacaaatggaaaaaaaaaaaaatccattttgTTAAGTACTGGTCTAACAAATATTCTAGCAATTGTTGACTGAAAAATTAAAATGGGACTTCAACATGTTGAATCATCAAATTATTCTTTTTCTGGTTTTCAGACTCACAACGAACAGTATTCTTTTGTACAAAGTAAATAATAGAAGCTGATTATAAGTAGAAATAAAGCACATGATAATCTGCTATGTGCTGTGAATTTTTTAACACCTTATTAGTAAAGCAAAAACACATCCACTGAAATGTCATTTCGGACATGAAAATATTTTCTCCTTCATTAGACCTGGATTCTTCATTTATTAAGTATAATGTAAGGCACTGCTGGTTTGAAATCCCCAGATTAACTAAGAGTTTCAAATGTGGCAGAGAAGTTGTATTTTAACACAACAGTATATAACTGGAAAAACTGTTACCTCTTTCATGAGAATACATCCATGAAGTAATGCTAATACATTTTGTGTCAAGGAATCCTGTAAAAAATACATAACACTAATCGAGACAGAGATTTATTAGTGTTCAGCACTACTAATTTGTAGCGTTTACCAAGAAAATCCTGCCATACATTATAAAGGCTGTGTTAAGCATTATCAAAAGAACAAAAACATgtcaaaatatttattttcaattattattataatcaaaaagaagcactaaacctatttATTTTTAATACATTAATGCATTTTACATTATTAGAAATTCTTTACATGCCATACGAGAAACTACTGCATCAAGTAAACTGCTCACTTCTAATTCAATGTCTGTTACTTTGTACAGCTCCTTCACTTTGACTTCATTTGTCAGCTTCTTCATCTCTGCAAGTGTTGCTTGCTGCAAGATAATTATAGATAAAGTTAAGATAAACTAACTGGTTTTCAAAAGAATTATTATTAATGGTATCTTAGTAACATTcacagtacaggagggcccttcttatacaacaggttaggttctggggtaCCGCTGTAAAGCGAAAATCGCTGTTAAGTGAAATGTAGCCTTTATTCACTTTCAAAcgtatataaaagcctgatacacatgtaacatgtttacactatcatatattaagtgagcaatatagctaggcctaaaaaatgcacatacgtacagtacacacactacttaaccttaaaatattttcatccttagcttatagtgagtagtgaataatggctgtattagcaaaatgccataaaacaaagcactgtaaagtggggccctcctgtatttaaaGATCAACACTACAGTATATATTACAGTAAACTTTTATACTATATGTACAATTTCTCTAGGCTTGTTTCATGGAAAATGATTTCCATGAATAATTGTTCACATTAAATGATTGCTTCCACACAGTTTCAAGTCTGCCTCTAGCTGGAGGAATGTAAATAAAAATTTTCATTGTTGTCTTTCCAAAACACTGATTTTTTCCTTTGGTACTACAGAATGTGTTAAGAAATAGTTATACAGTTCATGGGctaatttctttctttcaatgcaccagccatatcccattgaggtggggtggcccaaaaggaaaaacaaaagtttctccttttaaatttagtaatatatacaggagaaggggctactaggcccttgctcctggcattttagtcgcctcttacgacacgcatagcttatggaggaagaattctgtttcacttccccatggagatacgaggaaataaacaagaacaagaactagaaagaaaatagcagaaaacccagaggggtgtgtgtatatatatatgcttgtacatgtatgtgtggtgtgacctaagtgtaagtagaagtagcaagatgtacctgaaatcttgcatgtttatgagacagaaaaaaggacaccagtaatcctaccatcatgtaaatggGTTAATTTATCTACTGGATAAATGCAGTGTAATTGTATAGTTAGACATAATACAGCCTGAAATGTTATTTTGGAaatctcaatttttttttaatatatttaaatcAAAATGCTCTAGAAGAAACATCCAGGTTCtataaatttcatttttttttttttgtaaaatttgAATACACCTGTGTACACATAAAATTCTGAATAAgtgatgattataattattattattatattcacataatGTACTTATGCTATGAATAAGAGAGAAAGCTCTATATGTACATCTAGTTACAGTAATATCAGTACTAATAGCAAATCTAAATGGTTGGggttttcattaggtttagtagAGTGAAGAATTCCATTAAGAAATAGACattttaaattaatatttttgcaGAACTTTGGTAATCTTGTAAATACAGTAGTCCACCTGTTTCCATGGGAAATACATTCCAAGACCTACTGTAGATACCTGAAACCATGGATAGTAGTGAACACTATATGTATATAAgccatttttcatttacatacatacctacaataaagtttaattgataaattatgcacagtaaGTTGAGAATTATcattttttcactgatgggaagcacttcacggcttctcttaggctATGAAGAACTgccattatcactgcttttgtgcTTTGTGGCCATTATTAATTAAAATTAAGCTATTTTTTTGGTCACGGTTAACTGCggataactgaaactgcagaAACTGAATCCGTGGATAtggggggttctactgtatacacctcttcaaggggggctccttggcgtggtgaagaggctcttggtctgaggaattagatctgtcggtctccttcctcagaccgaacctaattaccccccaatccccccttccctatcccatcctccccttttccctttcctcctccccctccccccccctcccttttgcccttcctctttttggcctttgggatttttcccacaggcgcgctagttcctaggtaggggaaagggtaccggggtccatcccattccgttgaggttcttggcggtggcgtagtttgccgtggaatctggatacCCTGGGGATgtcccggagagtggctttgggtgtctttcgggcgatgggtgtatctctggaagccacctttctgattccgggggtggtggccgaaggaggtatactttgtggcggatatccggccgccctcttttgtccaccgaggtagctcggcagatgtgaggttgctatcccggattgctggtttactggcatgatggatagggtatggcacaggttccatgctgcatctacgctacttgcggtgctgaggtcctcttgggcatggagggagatttctggccctttcattcctcctaggaactatccctccctggtccccccttttttttattcttttttttatttttattttattttttattttttttttcttaaaaacaaaaagaaagaagtaacctaaccatggagaacccaatccatgaaccttgTACCCCCGGgctccttcttgataccgcaccccgttctgaccccgcctcgtctttgggcCACTCTTCgaacactcctcatgcctctgtacctcttgccggtgctgtttcctcacccgcttcaggtactgaggtctcgactgactcctttgatttatctgacctccgctctcctttgactatgcttccgacctctccctctacggtgcggcaattttcgaatcgccggcccattgcacgtcggaccaactctggtcccacgcctaaacgtcaacgacaattacctgctgatgatacttctccacattctcgttcttctcagaaaagatcgacacgccctgcactccctttccacgctcagtttcagaatgcacaatggactaaattcttcactttacgaccgacttcctctaccgcctatctttccgaccacagtattggcaaggcactcctacgccatgttggtaaagatatttcttttcatgctcttaagagcggtacgcgcatcatcacggtacagaatgctacccaagctcatgatctttctcttctttcccatatagatactgttcctgtcactattgaaaaacatcattccctcaattcttgtagtggtaccgtcattctgccccataccatagttcaacaaaatttccagacatgtggcaatgacattcttgaacagctggaactccaaaatctcccaatcctcaaagtagacacttatgttcttcctgctcgCGGGCGgtgacgataccctagcaatgtggctcgtttaacttttgacagcagtgaactcccatcctcagtttatgtagcaggacatctgttacaagttcaaaaggtgatccctacaccgcaacagtgtagaaattgctggtgatttggccatccagcgaaatattgcagatccatagccggatgcccagtctgtggtgccgatgaccattctaatacatgtacgtcttgcagtcgacctccctcttgccttaattgtcatgaggctcacccttcgtactctcgccgttgccaagtctacttaaatgagcgggaaatccgttacctcaaagaggcagaaggtctcccttatgccatggcagtttctcatctccgcctccaagggagactacctcgtgtttcttattcccgtgtttcaaaacgtccccccacttctggggtcccatcttctgcaacctcctctgtggttacctctcccatagtcactcctgtatctaattcttttgctgtcctaggctcagacatccctacttcaacgcctcagtctgttctcgcttcttcgtgttgtCCCTCACAatcctcagtatcgacgagacctcgtacgacacctcctcccaatcgtccctctacttctcagaagtcaaaaaaaggtcctttaacccctccttcccttcttctacctcctcattttaccttccctgtttctgtaccgggttcttcccgtctcactggctctgttacaagtgtagaggttcaccctcctcctcgtactatacctacctcccctgttccctcccaagtttcttcctcttctgccacctcccaggtttctgcctcttctgtccccttccatgcttcttctccagttccctccaccctttcgcccccccccctaccttggtacagtccattacagttccaatctttactcatcctccccctaccatctccaatattgtctaccatatgacgtctctgaattctgaaacacttgaagcaatctctgaatatattgcagagaccaaaccatcaatggacactgatccaccctctgttccttctctctcctctcctccatctgcgcaactcctttcttcacagcgcaccgttccttcgctgcctGAACATTTTCCGCTGcctctgcatgtggacttttctaacccccctagtccgtaggaacccttacctgcggatttcaagtatctttatcattgccaatcatggcctatttacagtggaatatacacggcctcaggggcaatcggggtgagcttcagatgttactctcccagttttcccctgtaggtgtttgcttacaggaaccaaaattacactctgctgttatctctcccatctcaggctataatttattgtattcttcagatccttttcctgatgggacctttaatgaaagtgcccttcttctacgcactgatattccgtaccatcagctatttgttcatacttcgctgcattacacagcagcccgtatccacttgcataggtggtataggctctgttctttatatctctctccttctcgggcattatctattccggatattgcctttcttgtttcgtcattaccaccaccgattctgttacttggcgattttaatgcccatcatttcctctgggggggggatCTCACTGtaattcccgtggcattcagttagaggcttttcttgccaccaaccccctccatgttttaaatacaggtactcgcacccattttgatcctcggactctcactctctcttgcatcgatctctcagtctgctctttctccgccgcattagacttcacctggtctgttctcccagatttacatgacagcgatcatttcccaatcattcttacttcccct contains:
- the Cypl gene encoding peptidyl-prolyl cis-trans isomerase-like 1 isoform X2 translates to MSIPDKSWQPPYVVLETSMGEVTLELYWKHAPNTCRNFAELSRRGYYNGCKFHRIIRDFMIQGGDPTGTGRGGASIYGKHFNDEIHDELKHTGAGLLSMANAGPNTNGSQFFITLAPTQWLDGKHAIFGRVSSGMQVVKRMGLVETDNNDRPVDPVKIKRAYVKMH
- the Cypl gene encoding peptidyl-prolyl cis-trans isomerase-like 1 isoform X1; the encoded protein is MSSFAVVIRICMTVSSLADTARLQADINQIFQWAAENNMKFNDEKFQLLRYGKREEIKTSSEYKTNSSHKIERKTNVKDLGVIMSEDLTFKMGEVTLELYWKHAPNTCRNFAELSRRGYYNGCKFHRIIRDFMIQGGDPTGTGRGGASIYGKHFNDEIHDELKHTGAGLLSMANAGPNTNGSQFFITLAPTQWLDGKHAIFGRVSSGMQVVKRMGLVETDNNDRPVDPVKIKRAYVKMH